A single genomic interval of Chitinophaga sp. 180180018-3 harbors:
- a CDS encoding substrate-binding domain-containing protein translates to MKRLTLKDVAKLAGVAPSTVSFVLNGKGKQMRIRDEVATRIMQVAEKSGYEPHRMAVNLRTGQSKTLGLIVESISGSFFASLAKTIETEAERRGYNVVYCSTENNAQKGAELIRMLGRQMVDGYLITPAPGMEKEIQHLVQQHKPVVLMDSYFPSIKTPYVLINNFDGVQQGMKHLIGRGFSRIAFVMVDIKLIQIEERLRGYVTALKDHKIPVRKKYILQLQYHRQREESLKMLQDFLEANPELDAIFFSTNYLGILGLEAIGRLGLRMPDDIAVLCFDDHDIFRLYPPGISVIEQPIEGIAKTAIDLLMHQLDKNSTPLKKAAVELPGKFILRGSA, encoded by the coding sequence ATGAAGAGATTAACCCTTAAAGACGTCGCAAAACTAGCCGGAGTAGCACCTTCCACCGTTTCATTCGTGCTGAATGGAAAGGGGAAACAAATGCGTATACGCGATGAAGTAGCCACCCGGATTATGCAGGTGGCCGAGAAATCGGGCTATGAGCCTCACCGGATGGCTGTCAACCTCCGCACGGGGCAATCCAAGACGCTGGGGTTGATCGTGGAAAGCATTTCAGGCAGCTTTTTTGCCAGCCTGGCTAAAACCATCGAAACCGAGGCGGAGCGCAGAGGGTATAATGTGGTGTACTGCAGCACTGAAAACAACGCCCAGAAGGGGGCGGAGCTGATCCGTATGCTGGGCCGGCAGATGGTAGATGGCTACCTGATCACCCCGGCTCCGGGAATGGAAAAAGAAATCCAGCACCTGGTGCAGCAACACAAGCCTGTGGTGCTGATGGACAGCTACTTTCCATCTATCAAAACTCCCTACGTACTGATCAATAATTTTGACGGTGTGCAACAGGGGATGAAACACCTGATCGGAAGAGGATTTTCCAGGATCGCCTTCGTGATGGTGGATATAAAACTTATCCAGATTGAAGAACGGCTACGGGGCTATGTCACCGCTCTTAAAGACCATAAAATACCGGTAAGAAAGAAATATATTCTGCAACTGCAATACCACCGGCAACGGGAAGAATCGCTGAAAATGCTGCAAGATTTCCTGGAAGCTAATCCCGAGCTGGACGCCATCTTTTTTTCTACCAACTATCTCGGTATACTGGGGCTGGAAGCCATCGGGCGCTTAGGCCTGCGCATGCCGGACGATATTGCCGTGCTTTGTTTCGATGACCACGACATATTCCGGCTCTATCCTCCCGGAATATCTGTGATCGAGCAGCCTATCGAAGGGATCGCGAAAACAGCCATCGATCTGCTGATGCACCAGTTGGATAAAAACAGTACCCCGCTTAAAAAAGCCGCAGTCGAACTGCCCGGGAAATTTATCCTGAGAGGATCTGCCTGA
- a CDS encoding GH92 family glycosyl hydrolase, which yields MKKVGLLAAALLCLHGAQSQTVNKVTEPADWVNTLMGTDSKGSLSNGNTYPAIALPWGMNFWMPQTGTMGNGWAYQYTADKIRGFKQTHQPSPWINDYGQFAIMPVTGKVKFDQNSRASWFSHKSEVAKPYYYSVYLADPDVTTEITPTERAAQLRFTYPATDSAFIVVDALDKGSYIKILPEERKIIGYTTKNSGGVPANFKNYFIITFDKAFTVSGTWHDSVLVRGQLELQADHTGAVVGFKTAKGERVGIKTASSFISYEQAELNLQREIGSDNFDATCKKAKDIWNKELGRLAVEGGSSEQVTTFYSSLYRVLLFPRKFYEINAKNEVVHYSPYNGQVLPGYMFTDNGFWDTFRAVHPFFTLMYPSLSAHIMEGLSNAYNESGWLPEWASPGHRDCMVGSNSASLIADAYLKGIRGYDINNLYKAILKNTENEGPLSSVGRLGVKYYNSLGYIPYDVKINENAARTLEYAYDDFTIFQLAKALNRPKEEIKRFEKRSQNYRNLFDPETKLMRGKNKDGKFQTPFNPFKWGDAFTEGNSWHYTWSVFHDIQGLSNLMGGQQGFIQMLDSVFNMPPVFDESYYGTVIHEIREMQIMNMGQYAHGNQPIQHMIYLYNYAGQPWKAQYWIRQVMNRLYKATPDGYCGDEDNGQTSAWYVFSAMGFYPVCPGTQQYVLGTPLFSKLTMTLEDGKQMVINAPGNSDANLYVQGAALNGQAYDKNWISHQDLQKGGTLEFRMGGNPEKSRGSSPAAYPYSYSTAK from the coding sequence ATGAAAAAAGTTGGACTGTTAGCAGCTGCTTTATTATGTCTGCATGGTGCTCAAAGCCAGACAGTTAATAAAGTTACTGAACCGGCGGACTGGGTGAACACCCTGATGGGCACTGACTCAAAAGGGAGCCTGTCGAATGGTAACACCTATCCCGCCATTGCCCTGCCCTGGGGCATGAATTTCTGGATGCCACAAACCGGTACGATGGGGAATGGCTGGGCTTATCAATATACTGCTGATAAGATCAGAGGATTCAAACAAACACACCAACCCTCTCCGTGGATTAACGACTATGGCCAGTTTGCTATTATGCCGGTAACGGGCAAAGTCAAATTCGATCAGAACAGCCGTGCCAGTTGGTTCTCTCACAAGTCAGAGGTAGCAAAACCTTACTACTACAGCGTTTACCTGGCCGACCCGGATGTGACCACTGAAATCACTCCCACGGAAAGAGCAGCGCAACTGCGGTTTACTTATCCTGCTACCGACAGCGCTTTCATTGTAGTAGATGCACTTGACAAAGGTTCCTATATTAAGATATTACCGGAAGAAAGAAAGATCATTGGTTATACTACCAAAAATAGTGGCGGTGTACCTGCTAATTTCAAAAATTACTTCATCATTACTTTCGATAAAGCCTTTACTGTAAGCGGTACCTGGCACGACTCCGTACTGGTGAGAGGCCAGTTGGAGTTGCAGGCCGATCATACCGGCGCGGTCGTAGGTTTTAAAACTGCGAAAGGTGAACGGGTAGGCATTAAAACAGCTTCTTCTTTCATCAGTTATGAGCAGGCCGAATTGAACCTGCAACGTGAAATCGGCAGCGATAACTTCGATGCTACCTGCAAAAAAGCGAAAGATATCTGGAACAAGGAACTGGGCCGCCTCGCTGTGGAAGGAGGTTCCAGCGAACAGGTGACTACGTTCTACTCTTCTCTGTACCGTGTATTACTGTTCCCCCGCAAGTTCTACGAGATCAATGCGAAAAATGAAGTAGTACACTACAGTCCATATAACGGTCAGGTATTACCTGGTTATATGTTCACCGACAACGGCTTCTGGGATACTTTCCGCGCGGTGCATCCTTTCTTTACGCTGATGTATCCTTCGCTCAGTGCACATATCATGGAAGGCCTGTCTAACGCTTATAACGAAAGCGGATGGCTGCCGGAATGGGCCAGCCCCGGGCATCGCGATTGCATGGTAGGCTCCAACTCTGCCTCCCTGATTGCTGATGCTTATCTGAAAGGTATCCGTGGTTATGACATCAATAACCTGTACAAGGCTATTCTGAAAAATACCGAGAATGAAGGCCCGCTTAGCTCCGTAGGCCGCCTCGGTGTAAAGTATTACAACAGCCTGGGATATATTCCGTACGATGTGAAGATCAACGAAAACGCTGCACGAACACTGGAATATGCCTACGACGATTTCACCATCTTCCAGCTTGCGAAAGCACTGAACAGGCCGAAGGAAGAAATCAAACGTTTCGAAAAACGTTCTCAGAACTATCGTAATCTTTTCGATCCGGAAACTAAACTGATGCGTGGCAAAAACAAGGATGGTAAGTTCCAGACGCCTTTCAACCCATTCAAATGGGGAGATGCCTTTACAGAAGGTAACAGCTGGCACTACACCTGGTCTGTATTCCACGATATACAGGGACTGAGCAACCTGATGGGCGGCCAGCAGGGCTTCATCCAGATGCTGGATTCTGTATTCAATATGCCACCGGTATTCGATGAAAGCTACTATGGTACTGTTATTCACGAAATACGCGAAATGCAGATCATGAACATGGGCCAGTATGCACATGGTAACCAGCCTATTCAGCACATGATCTACTTATATAATTATGCAGGCCAACCCTGGAAAGCTCAGTACTGGATCCGCCAGGTGATGAACCGCCTGTACAAGGCTACACCCGATGGATATTGCGGGGATGAAGACAATGGTCAAACCAGTGCCTGGTATGTGTTTTCTGCCATGGGCTTCTATCCTGTATGCCCTGGTACCCAACAGTATGTACTTGGTACGCCGCTGTTCTCCAAACTGACTATGACGCTGGAAGATGGTAAACAAATGGTGATCAACGCACCGGGTAACAGCGATGCTAACCTGTATGTACAAGGTGCTGCATTGAACGGACAGGCATACGATAAAAACTGGATCAGCCATCAGGATCTGCAGAAGGGCGGTACGCTGGAATTCAGAATGGGCGGCAATCCTGAGAAATCAAGAGGCAGCTCTCCGGCAGCATATCCGTATTCCTATTCTACAGCAAAATAG